TGAAATTGCTTCTTCAGCTGTACGTGGCATAGATTCTTGAGAATCATATTTACCTTCAGTTAAACGCACACTTGTTGAATCTATTAAATCAATTGCTGGCCAAATTTCAATCATTTAAAAACCCTTCTTTCAATGCTTGATCTAGTATTTTAAGTCCATATTCACCGCTTTTTTCTGGATGAAATTGAATGCCGATAACATTATTCTGTTGCACAATTGCTGTTATATCTTGTCCATAATCAGCTGTAGCAACAATCGGTAATGGCGTTGACACATGATATGAATGTATAAAGTAAACATCGCCATCTAATAAAGGATGTTCACTATTTAAATTGTTCCAACCTAAGTGAGGTACAGGATAGGGGCTTTCAATAGGAATGACTTTACCTTGTAAGATGCCAAGACCTTTAGTAGCACCTTCTTCACTAAATTCGAATAAGACTTGCATACCTAAACAAATACCGATGATACGATGTGTATCTTTGATTTCTTGTATAACTTGATCTAGACCACTTTTTTGTAATTGGATCATGGCATCTTTAAAATGACCGACACCAGGAAGAATGACATGTGAACTGTTTAATATCGTTTCTTTATCAGATGTGAGTACTGCGTCATATCCTAAATGTAGTAACGCACGTTTAATGTTTTTGATATTACCTAAACCGTAATCAACAATAGCGATCATTATTCAATCACGCCCTTAGACGAAGGAACACCATCGACATCACTTTTGCTTAAAGCAATTTTTAAACTTCTAGCAAAAGCTTTAAAGATTGCTTCAATTTCATGGTGTGTATTGCCGCCTCTGATTAGGTCGACATGTGTTGTAAGTCTTGCATTAATTACGAGCGCTCTAAAGAATTCTTCAACAAGTTCAGTATCGAATGTACCAACTTTTTCACGTGAAAAAGTAGCATTAAATGATAAGTATGGACGGCCGCTTATATCAGTTACAACACGTGCTAATGTTTCGTCCATTGGAATATAGAAAGAACCATATCTAGTGAAAGAAGGTTGGTCTTTAATCGCTTCTAACAGTAGTTGACCAATAACAATGCCGATATCTTCTACTGTGTGGTGGTCATCGACATATGTGTCACCATCAACTTCAATGTTCAATTGAATGCCACTGTGAAAGCTAAATAACGTTAACATGTGGTCTAAAAATCCTACACCAGTATTAATTTGAGATGGCTCATTGCTAAAGTTTAATGAAATGTTAATATCTGTTTCTTTAGTTGCTCTTGCTTTTTGATAAGTCATATTCTTTCCTCCACTCAAGTACGATTTGTTCTAGTTCATCTAATTGTGATTCAGTTGCGATAGAATAACGAACGGTTTGTTTCATATTTTCTTCGTTATAAAATCGAGGTAAAAATCCGTGGTCATTGATATATTGACCTAAGTCGTTCGCATAATCACCGTAAGTTAATACGAAATTCGTTTTAGAAGGAATGACATGTATAATATCACTCACATTTTTTTCGAATATATTTCTAAGCTTCTCACACAAAGCTCTTTGACGTTGTAATAATTGGTTCACGAGTTGCTTATCTGAAAATAATGCTGTTGCTATATTTAACGTTAATGTATTTAAAGGATAAGGATGAGCAATACGATTTAATTGTTGAATTGTTTTTTCAGTTGAAATTACCATACCAACTCTTAAACCAGCAATTGCAAATGCTTTACTTAATGTTCTTATTTGAATAATGTGATCTTGATGCTCAATTTGATATGCATCACCGAAATCTAAATAAGCTTCATCAATAATGAAATAACCACCAACAGCTTTCATTAAATCTCCAATTTCATCTAAAAATGCTTTTGAATATTGAATACCTGATGGGTTATGAGGGACGCTCATAATAAAAAATGCCGGCTTGAGACGATTAATTTCTTTTTTTATTTTTGATAATGAGAATGTATAATCATCTTCAGCATCAACATAATGAATAGGGCGATTGATTTGATTCGCATATGCCGTATACATAAAGAAATCTGGATTAAGTGTAAGAACAGGACCTTCTGGTAAAGCGATCATACATTTTTGTATCCATTCGTCAGAACCGTTTGCTGCTGATACTTGTGTCGGTGATAATTGATAATAATTTGCATATGCATTTATGAAAGCATCATATTCTTCATCTGGATAAAAATTAAATTCTGCTTTCGTGATAATATCGGTTAATATTTCTGGATTTAAAGCCGGAATAGGGCTTTCATTCTTATTAATTCTGATCATCATTTACGACTCCTTGTTGTTTGTTAATCTCACTTCTAAAGATTGTTTATGTTGATATAAACCTTCTTCATTTGCCAATGAAATCGCACTTGGTGCAATGGAGCGATATGCTTGTTCATCTAAATGAATAACAGAGTGGCTCGTTAAGAAATCATTAACAGTTAATCCGTTAGAAAATCGTGCTGTTTGATCTGTAGGTAAGACATGGCTTGGACCAGCAGAATAGTCGCCTATAGCTTCAGGTGAATATTGACCTAGGAACATTGCACCAACGTATTTTATCTTTCCAATATATGCACTTGGATCTGTCGTTTGTATAGATAAGTGTTCAGGTGCAATTTCATTCATCACTTCAATTGTTTCGTTAACATCTTGCGTCAGTATTGAATAGTGGAAGTTCTTAATGCTTTCCGCAATAATTTCTTTTCTAGGTGACTGTGCAATTGCTTCAGGAAGCTGTTCATTTACTTTAGTTAAAAATGATTTATCTGTTGAAACAAGAAATGTACGTGCTTGTTCATCATGCTCAGCCTGTGCGAGTAGGTCTTGTATAATATAATCTACATTTGAATGTTCATCAGCAATTAAGGCAATTTCACTAGGACCAGCAATTTGGTCAATGCCAACAACACCGTAAAGTAGTTGTTTACTTAAAGAAACAAATTGGTTACCTGGACCGACAATTTTATCTACTTTAGGAATTGATTCAGTTCCATAAGCGAGTGCAGCAATACTTTGCGCGCCACCAACTTGGAATACACGATCTACACCAGTAATGTGACAAGCTGCTAAAATAGCTGGATCAATACCTTCACTTTGTGGAGGCGTTACAACAATAATTTCTTTCACGTTTGCTACTTTAGCTAACGTGGCAGTCATTAACACTGTAGAAGGGTAACTTGCTTTACCACCAGGTACGTAAATACCTACTTTTTCAATTGGGTGATAGAGTTGGTAAGTTTGGCCGGTTGTTACATTTTCATGCTTTATCTTTTGTTGAAATGATTTAATCTGTTCGTGACTTTTTAAAAGCGCTTCTTTTAATTCGTCAGAGATGAGATTAATACTGTTACGTATTTCTTGTTGAGGTACTTCAAGTTGAGTTAAATCTACTTTGTCGAATTGTTGGTTATATTTAAATAACGCTTCGTCTTTATTTTCTTTCACATTTTGAATAATATTTTTTACGATTTCGGTATTTTGTTCGTCTGACTTCGTATCTTTATTAAATTGAGTGAAAAATTCTGATTTAGATAGCATTTAAGGACACCCCAATTTCTTCGATAAATGATTCGATTTTTTTAGATTTACTAAAGAAAGCATGTTTGTTTGTGATTAATTTTGCGTTAATATCGCCAATAGATTCTTTCTCAACTAATCCGTTAGATTTTAAAGTTGTGCCCGTTTGAACGATGTCGACGATCGCATCCACCATATTAACGACGGCTGCTAATTCAACAGAACCGGAAAGTGGAATGATTGAAACATCTTGTCCTTTATTTTTAAAATAAGCTTTAGTTGTTTTTACATAAGTCGTCGCAATTTTATTATATTCAGTGACGTCAGGTTTGCTCGCTACGGCGAAGTGACAATATCCGAAAGGTAAATCCACTAAGTTATTAACATTTAGTTTGTCCTTTTCATCTAGAATGTCACTACCTGTTATGCCGATATCAGCGATACCTTCTTCAACATAGGTCGGCACGTCATTACCTTTAACTAAGATAAATCTAATATCTTCAATTTGTATTTGAAGTTTTCTTTCTCTATTATTCAGAGCATCTGCCCATTTAACATTCCCATTTGATTCAATAAATTTAATAAAATCTTTTAATAAACGACCTTTACTTAGCGCTACTGTTAACATAATGAACCTCCTAAGTTAATTGAATACCGAACCCGAAACCTTCCAAAGTACCTTTATAATGGCCACCCGATGCAATAGGAGAGCGGTGGTTATTTTGATAAAGTTGAATAAAACTGCCTACATAATAAGATTTAGGAGGCATCGTTGTTATGTCTAAATGAATATGATTGATACCAGAATCTTCTAAAGCAGCTTTCCAATATTGTAATGATTCATAAGTTGGATGATTGACATCAGCAACTTTCGTTAAAAAATCTAATTGTTGATGTGTTGGTGTTTTTAATAATTGAACTAACGTATGATCCTGTGGCAATAATTTTGAAATTTTTGAGATATTTCTTTCGCTAATTGCTTGGAATAATTCATCTGTTTGTTCTTCTTTAGGTAATAGTAAATCAAATAGTTGGTAATGTCCGATTACAGCAAAGTCCACATTCAAGTCCAATTCTTTTTGAATGAAATCATAAATGAGTGAATAACATTGCAACATATCATTACGATTAGGGTTGAAAATTTCAACACCAAGATTTGTATAAATACGTTCATTAATTGAAATAGGGCCAGCATAAGTGACACGTGATGCTTTCAATTGATATTCTCGACTATAATGTTGAATTTGGTCCGTCCAATCGTTTCTTAAACTATAGAAAGAACCACCATTTTTCCATATACTTCTAGTATCTAAGCTATTCAAGTCATCTTGAGTAAGTTGATTCCATTGAAGTTTTTCAATAAACCCCATATCGATCACTTCAAATGATTTGTCGTTAAAATATTTTAAGAACTTTAATTCTTTTTCTTTATTACTTATGACATCGTCTGTATAACGTACATATTCCATATTAAGAACCTCGCTTTTACTCTCTACCAAGTTAAAGTATTTTAATAATTATAAATGATACTATAACATGCATGTAATAAGTTATCAATTGAAAGTTCTGAAAATTTGAAATAAAAAAACAAATATGAAACGGATATGCGCCGAGATATCGTGCGATTAGGTGTCAAACGCACGAAGAGTATGGAGATAGTGCAGAGATATCGTGCGATTGGGTGTGAAACGCATGAAGAGTTAGGGGTATGAGCTAAGATATCGTGCGATTGGGTATCAAATGCACGAAGAGTAAGGGGTATGAGCTGAGATATCGTGCGATTAGGTATGAAACGCACGAAGAGTATGGGGATAGTGCTGAGATATCGTGCGATTAGGTATCAAACGCACGATATCTCTTTATAGGAAAAGGAAACAATGCTGATATTACCATTTTCTCCAAAAAATAAAGCTGAGACGATATGTCCCAGCTTTGTTTTTTTATTCTGTTATTTGCGTTGGTCTTTTCTGCGTTTGTAATAATAAAAATACTATAAATACAAACGAAGCTATAAGTGTGAAGAATATTGTTCCATTTGAAATTTGAATGATCATTCCACCAATCATTGGACCAACGATACTCCCGATACTAAATGACATTGCTATCATTAAATTACCTGCTGGTAGATTGTTTTTTGGTGTTAAATCGGTCATGAAACTAACACCAAGTCCATAAAATGATCCTGTAAATAATCCTGCTATGAGAAACAGTGCCATCATGATAAAGGTAGATGTTGGTAAGAAATCACCAAACATAAATGTAATACTACCTAATAAAGTAAGAATGGATAACACCTTTTTTCTGCCGTGTATATCGCTTAACATACCTAGTGGAACTTGGGATATTAATGCCCCTAAACTAAATGCTGGTAATATTAGCGTAATGCTTGTTACGTCTAAATTATTTCTTAATGCATACACAGGGAAATTACTGTGCAATCCTGCTTCGAATAAGCCGTATAAGAATGGAAACATAAATGCAATCCATGATGTTTTTAAAACATCACCAAAATTCTTCAATGTATTGATCATATTAACTGGTCTAACATTCGATGATGGAAAGTCATTATGAATGAATAGAATGAGTGATATCGTGAAGACTGATAAACATGCAGAAATGATAAATGGTAACGATTCTGAAACATCCACGAGTTTAGCTAGTAAAGGTCCAACCATAAAACCAGCTGAAAAACTAAAGCCATAAACGGAAATCGTTTTGCCTAATTTTTCTTTAGGTGTGATATGTGTGAGCCAAGTTTGCGTGCTGAAGTGTAACATGTTGTCGCCTATACCGATAATTAATCTTAAAATAAACCAGATGGATAATGATTTTAAAGTCGGGAATAACAATAGAGATACCGCAACGAGTGCACCACCGATTAAAATCATATATTTAAAACCACTTTTACGTACTAACCCTTCAATAAAAAAAGATGAAAGAAAGACACCAATATAGAGTGAAGTGGCGTGTAGTCCGTTGAGAGAACTGGAAATACCATTACGTTCAAAAATAACTGAAATTAATGGTAGAAGCATTCCTTGTGAGAAACCAGAAACTGCCACTATAATCGAAAGGATAATAAATAATTTTTTGAATGAAGAATTTTTCATTTCAGAGCCTCCCACTAATATTTTACATCTAATGTATTTTAGCACAGAGGTTATTTACAAGAAATAATGAAATTGAATTTTAGATAAATTTCAATATTAAATTTAAAAAGTGTGATAAAATAATATAAAATTATATAACCTGAGGAGTATTGAATAATGTATAAATATGAAGACGATAGTTTGATGTTGCATACGGATTTATATCAAATCAATATGGGGGAAACTTATTGGAATGATGGGATTCATGAACGTACTGCAGTATTTGATCTTTATTTTAGAAGTATGCCTTTTAATAGTGGCTATGCCATTTTTAGTGGATTAGAGAGAATTGTTCAGTTCATAGAAAACTTTAGATTTTCCGAATCAGATATTGAGTATTTACGTGAAGTTGGCTATCAAGATGATTATTTAGAGTACTTAGCTAATTTAAGATTTACTGGAAATATAAGATCGATGAAAGAAGGGGAATTATGTTTTAATAATGAACCTTTGATTAGAGTAGAAGCACCATTGATTCAAGCACAATTAATGGAGACTGCTTTGCTTAATATCGTTAACTTCCAAACATTAATCGCTACGAAGGCGAGTCGTATAAAACAAGTTGTCCATGATGAAATCGTTATGGAGTTTGGTACAAGAAGAGCGCAAGAAATGGATGCTGCTATTTGGGGAGCAAGAGCGGCGGTCATTGGTGGATTTGATTCAACAAGTAACGTAAGAGCAGGTAAATTATTCGGTATACCGATTTCTGGAACACATGCGCATTCAATGGTTCAAACATATGATGATGAATATATTGCTTTCAAAAAATATGCCGAAAGACATAAAAATTGTGTTTTCCTTGTAGATACATTCCACACATTAAAATCTGGTGTACCTAATGCAATTAAAGTTGCTAAAGAATTAGGCGACAAAATTAATTTCATAGGTATACGTTTAGATTCTGGAGATATTGCTTATCTTTCTAAAGAAGCGAGAAGAATGCTTGATGAAGCAGGATTCCAAGATGCTAAAATATTTGCATCAAATGATCTTGATGAAGAAACAATCACAAGTTTAAAAGCACAAGGTGCAAAAGTCACAGCTTGGGGTGTCGGTACAAAATTAATTACTGCATATGATCAACCAGCATTAGGTGCTGTATATAAACTTGTCGCAATAGAAGATGAACATGGTGAACTTTCTGATCGTATTAAAATTTCTAACAATGCAGAAAAAGTAACAACACCTGGTAAAAAAAATGTATATCGTATTATTAATACGAAGACAAATAAATCTGAAGGGGATTATATTACTTTAGAGCAAGAAAATCCTAATGAAGAAGAACGTTTGAAAATGTTCCATCCCGTTCATACGTATAAAATGAAATATATTAAACACTTTAATGCAGTAGATTTACATCACGATATTTTTGAAAATGGTAAACGTGTTTATGAATTACCAATGATAGAAGAAATTAAACAATTTGCTTTGAATAATCTTGATATTTTATGGGAAGAGAATAAAAGATATCTTAATCCAGAAGAGTATCCAGTGGACTTAAGTAAAGCATGCTGGGACAATAAGAATAAGAAGATTTTTGAAGTGGCAGAACGTGTTGCCGAATCTATAAAGGATGTGGAGTAAATCATGAGAGATATACAGTCAATCATCGTCAAAGAAATGAAAGTTAAACCGGAAATTAATCCGAAAGCAGAATTTGAAGAAATTAAACACTTTTTAAAATCATATATTAAAGCACATAGCTTTGTGAAGTCTGTTGTATTAGGTATATCTGGTGGTCAAGATTCAACGTTGTTAGGTAAAATCGCGCAATTAACGATTGATGAATTAAACGCTGAAGAAAATGAAGATTATCAATTTATCGCAGTACGATTACCTTATGGAGAACAGATTGATGAAGCAGATACACAAGATGCGTTGAACTTTATTCAACCAAGTAAACGCGTAACAGTAAATATTAAAGCAGCTGTTGATGCAAGTATTCAATCATTACAAGAAGCGGGCATCGAACTGACAGATTTCCAAAAAGGAAACGAAAAAGCGAGAGAAAGAATGAAAGTTCAATATTCAATCGCATCAGCGCATAACGGTATCGTACTGGGTACGGATCATTCAGCTGAGAACATTACTGGCTTCTTCACTAAATTTGGAGATGGTGCATGTGATATCGCACCATTATTTGGATTGAATAAGAGACAAGGTAAAGCTATCTTGAAATATTTAGATGGACCAGATCACTTAATCAATAAAGTACCAACAGCTGATTTAGAAGAAGATAAACCAGCATTACCTGATGAAGAAGCATTAGGCGTTACTTACGACGCGATAGATGATTTCTTAGAAGGTAAAAAAGTCGACCAAAAAGCGCAAGATATCATTGAAAATCATTATGTAAGAAATGCACATAAGAGAGAAATACCTTACACAAGGTACACATGGCCTAAATAATACGTGACAATCATAACTTTGCCTGATAAAATAAATCCAGATTTTGAATAATGGAGGGTTTAAATGTCCGCGATATTAGATAATCCATGGTTAATGGTACTTTCTATATTTGTTATTAATATAGTTTATGTATCTTGTTTAACAATGAGAACGATATTAACACTTAAAGGCTATCGATATATAGCAGCAGCTGTAAGTATACTTGAAGTAGTAGTCTATGTTATTGGTTTAGGTCTTGTAATCAATAGTTTAGATCAAGTTCAAAATATTTTAGCTTATGCATTAGGATTTGCTGCAGGTATTATTGTCGGTATGAAAATAGAAGAGAAAATTGCATTAGGTTACATCGTAGTCAATGTAACAACAGCTGAGTATGAAACAGATTTACCAAGAAAGCTAAGAGACTTAGGTTATGGTGTAACACATTACGTAGCTAAAGGTAGAGATGGCGATCGATTAGTAATGCAAATTTTAACACCGCGTAAGTTTGAATTTAAGTTAATGGATACAATTAAGCAATTAGATTCAAAAGCCTTCGTTATCGCATATGAACCGAAGAATATCCATGGTGGATTCTGGGTTAAAGGCGTACGAAGTAAAAAATTAAAGGCGTATGATACAGATGAAGTTTAGAGTCGAAGATAATGAAACGATAGAAATGTGTTTGAAACGCATGCGTGATCAAGGATATACGCCTGTGAAAAGATTTGAAAAGCCAGTCTTTATAGAAAAAGAAAATGGTGAAATAGAAGTTTTAAAACAAGAAATACAATTTGTAGGAAAGAAATTATAACTGACTATAAATTGAGACAAACCAAACTGCTAGCAGTTTGGTTTGTTTTTTTATGCATGGGTAATTAGCATTTTGAGGTGGAAGTGCAAATAAGGGTGTCCATATTAGCAAGAGTGAGTAAACGTGCAAATAAGGGTGTCGTTATTAGCAAGAGTGAGTAAACGTGTAAATAAGAGTGTCCATATTAGCAAGACTGGGCAAACGTGCAAATAAGGGTGTCGTTATTAGCAAGAGTGAGTAAACGTGTAAATAAGAGTGTCCATATTAGCAAGACTGGGCAAACGTGCAAATAAGACCATGACTTTATAATAGAATCTGCCTTATCTGCACGTGATATACACAACATACAAGTTTACTATTGATTATGCTTTTCATTTATTTACGAACTGTTACAATATATAATGAAGTAGAAAGAAATATATCATTCTAATCACGAACTTTATTGCTATTTTCAGAAATAATGTACGTGTTAACAAATGTCTGTTATAATGTATTTGACTAAAAAATGTTAGGAGAATTTATCAATGATTGAACGTTATTCTAGAGAAGAAATGGCTAATATTTGGACTGAACAAAATCGCTTTGAAGCATGGTTAGAGGTTGAAATACTAGCGTGTGAGGCATGGAGCAAGTTAGGACATATTCCAGCTGAAGATGTAAAACTAATTAGACAAAATGCTAAAGTCGACGTTGATAGAGCAAAAGAAATTGAACAAGAAACAAGACACGATGTTGTTGCATTTACAAGACAAGTTTCTGAAACATTAGGTGAAGAACGTAAATGGGTACATTACGGTTTAACGTCTACAGATGTTGTAGATACAGCGTTAAGTTATGTTGTTAAACAAGCAAATGAAATTATTGAAAAAGACTTAGAGAAATTCTTAGAAGTATTAAAGAATAAAGCAATTGAACATAAAACGACATTAATGATGGGTAGAACACATGGTGTACATGCTGAGCCAACGACTTTTGGTATTAAAATGGCTTTATGGTATACAGAAATGAAACGTAACCTTGAAAGATTCAAGCGTGTTCGTGAAGAAATTGAAGTAGGTAAAATGAGTGGTGCTGTTGGTACTTTCGCAAATATCCCTCCTGAAATTGAAGAACATGTTTGTACTGAACTTGGGTTAGATTGTGCACCAGTATCAACTCAAACTTTACAACGTGATCGTCATGCATACTATATTGCTACTTTAGGCTTAATCGCAACTTCAATTGAAAAATTTGCTGTTGAAGTTCGTGGACTTCAAAAAACAGAAACACGTGAAGTTGAAGAAGCATTCGCTAAAGGACAAAAAGGTTCATCAGCGATGCCTCATAAACGTAACCCAATCGGTTCTGAAAACGTAACTGGTTTAGCGCGTGTGATTAGAGGATATGTAACGACTGCATATGAAAATGTACCTTTATGGCATGAAAGAGATATTTCACATTCTTCTGCTGAACGTATTATGTTACCAGATGTAACTATCGCTTTAGATTACGCTTTAAACAGATTCACTAACATTATTGATCGCTTAACTGTATATCCTGAAAATATGAAACGTAATATCGATAAAACATTCGGTTTAATCTATTCACAACGTGTGATGCTTACGTTAATTAACAAAGGTATGGTTAGAGAAGAAGCTTATGATATTGTACAACCTAAAGCAATGGAATCATGGGAAACTCAAACACCATTTAGAACTTTAGTGGAACAAGATGAAAAAATCACAAACCTTCTTAATAATGAAGAATTAGACGAATGTTTCGATGAAAATCATCATTTAAATCAAGTAGATACTATCTTTAAAAGAGCTGGTATAGAATAAGAGTCTTTATACTGTACTTTAATAGGTTAGTGCGTTAAAATGCAATTAATGAACTTATAAAACAGGGGTTGATTTTTTGCAAATCGAAAAATTAAGAGGTAAAGCATTAGATGAATTGTTCGATGCAGTCTTAACTTTAAAGACGCGAGAAGAATGTTATCAGTTCTTTGACGACTTATGTACAGTAAATGAATTACAATCATTATCACAACGACTTCAAGTTGCTAAAATGATCAAACAAGGATACACATATGCGCATATCGAGAAAGAATCTGGTGCATCAACTGCAACAATTTCTCGTGTGAAACGATCATTGCAATGGGGTAACGACGCGTATACGATGATACTTGAAAGAATGCATATTGATTTTGAAAAATAAAAATATATTTTAAAATGAGGCTGAGGCATAAATATATGTCTCAGCCTCGATTTGTTGTGATCCGTAGTATAATATTGAGATAGAGATGAATAAGGAGCGTAGCACATGAAGAAATTATTATTAATTGTAGGTGTATCTATTCTGACTTTAAGCGCGTGTAGTGAAGACAGCAATCAGAATAAACAAGAACTAAAAGAAAAACAATCATCATCGCACGAAACAACGAAACAGAAGAAACAATCACCACAAAGTAAACAAATACATGAAGTTAAAAAGAAAAATGGTATTACATATATTGATGGTCATGTATTTGTAAATAAAAAAGTAGACTTACCAAGTGACTATGCACCTGGTGAAAATCGTATCGCTAGAAACCATTTAAATAAATTGATTGAAGATGCAAGA
The Mammaliicoccus sp. Dog046 genome window above contains:
- a CDS encoding YerC/YecD family TrpR-related protein is translated as MQIEKLRGKALDELFDAVLTLKTREECYQFFDDLCTVNELQSLSQRLQVAKMIKQGYTYAHIEKESGASTATISRVKRSLQWGNDAYTMILERMHIDFEK
- a CDS encoding NETI motif-containing protein, which produces MKFRVEDNETIEMCLKRMRDQGYTPVKRFEKPVFIEKENGEIEVLKQEIQFVGKKL
- the purB gene encoding adenylosuccinate lyase → MIERYSREEMANIWTEQNRFEAWLEVEILACEAWSKLGHIPAEDVKLIRQNAKVDVDRAKEIEQETRHDVVAFTRQVSETLGEERKWVHYGLTSTDVVDTALSYVVKQANEIIEKDLEKFLEVLKNKAIEHKTTLMMGRTHGVHAEPTTFGIKMALWYTEMKRNLERFKRVREEIEVGKMSGAVGTFANIPPEIEEHVCTELGLDCAPVSTQTLQRDRHAYYIATLGLIATSIEKFAVEVRGLQKTETREVEEAFAKGQKGSSAMPHKRNPIGSENVTGLARVIRGYVTTAYENVPLWHERDISHSSAERIMLPDVTIALDYALNRFTNIIDRLTVYPENMKRNIDKTFGLIYSQRVMLTLINKGMVREEAYDIVQPKAMESWETQTPFRTLVEQDEKITNLLNNEELDECFDENHHLNQVDTIFKRAGIE